Proteins from a genomic interval of Chroococcidiopsis thermalis PCC 7203:
- the rfbB gene encoding dTDP-glucose 4,6-dehydratase, with amino-acid sequence MNDLFKSERHGCSEETPQTVLVTGGAGFIGANFILQARGAQWYNVVNLDKLTYASNLQNLTALENDSGYRFVRGDIGDPELVSHLLEQYQPDAVINFAAESHVDRSILNPLSFALTNVTGTLQLLETCRAYWQRLPLHKHERFRFLQVSTDEVYGSLGKTDLPFCENNPYEPNSPYAASKAGADHFVRAYYHTYGLPTLITNCSNNYGPRQFPEKLIPLTILNAMEGQLLPIYGDGQNIRDWLYVSDHCEALHLVLQQGKVGETYCIGGQNEQTNLMVVEKICTILDELLPSKPNFSHSSLITFVKDRPGHDRRYAIDCTKMNRELGWKPTESFDSGLLKTVQWYINHPQWVEQIRTGAYQSWIEQNYTDRTANYLSV; translated from the coding sequence ATGAACGATCTCTTTAAATCTGAAAGACACGGATGCAGTGAGGAAACACCACAAACTGTATTGGTAACAGGTGGCGCTGGTTTTATTGGTGCAAACTTCATCCTCCAAGCTAGAGGAGCGCAATGGTATAACGTAGTTAATCTAGATAAGCTGACCTATGCCAGTAATTTACAAAATTTGACAGCTTTAGAAAACGATTCTGGATACCGTTTTGTTAGAGGTGATATTGGCGATCCAGAGTTGGTAAGTCATTTATTAGAGCAATATCAACCTGATGCAGTCATTAACTTTGCTGCCGAAAGCCATGTCGATCGCTCAATCTTAAATCCCTTATCCTTTGCTCTGACTAATGTAACGGGTACGCTTCAGCTACTAGAAACTTGCCGAGCCTATTGGCAAAGATTACCACTCCACAAACACGAGAGATTTCGCTTTTTGCAAGTGTCTACTGATGAAGTTTATGGCTCGTTGGGTAAAACAGACTTACCCTTTTGCGAAAACAATCCTTACGAACCTAATAGTCCCTACGCAGCGTCTAAAGCGGGAGCCGATCACTTCGTGCGGGCATACTACCATACGTATGGTTTACCTACCCTAATCACCAATTGCTCGAATAATTACGGTCCTCGCCAGTTTCCCGAAAAGCTGATTCCTTTGACGATTCTCAATGCTATGGAAGGACAGCTTTTGCCGATATACGGTGACGGGCAGAACATTAGAGACTGGCTGTACGTATCCGACCACTGTGAAGCCCTTCATCTCGTTCTACAACAGGGAAAAGTAGGTGAAACCTACTGTATTGGAGGTCAGAACGAACAAACAAACTTAATGGTTGTGGAAAAAATTTGTACGATTTTGGACGAATTGTTACCTAGCAAACCTAATTTTTCTCACTCTTCCTTAATTACTTTTGTTAAAGATCGACCAGGACACGATCGCCGATACGCGATCGACTGTACCAAAATGAATCGAGAGCTAGGCTGGAAACCAACCGAGAGTTTTGACAGTGGTTTACTAAAAACAGTGCAGTGGTATATTAATCATCCTCAGTGGGTAGAGCAGATCCGCACTGGAGCTTATCAAAGCTGGATCGAGCAAAATTATACCGATAGAACAGCTAACTACTTATCTGTGTAG
- the metK gene encoding methionine adenosyltransferase: protein MEAYNLSRYLFTSESVTEGHPDKICDQISDAILDAHLSQDPTSRVAAEVVVNTGLVLVTGEISSKAKVDYVKLVRQKIAEIGYTDANNGFSANSCSILVALDEQSPDIAQGVNKAQEYEQGDSEDDWSAIGAGDQGIMFGYACKETPELMPLPISLAHRLARQLAKVRKIGKLSYLRPDGKTQVTVVYENGRPVGIDTILISTQHSEATTLGEIYQGLLLEVVEPVFADLDIQIDNSTRFLVNPTGKFVIGGPQGDSGLTGRKIIVDTYGGYSRHGGGAFSGKDPTKVDRSASYACRYVAKNIVAAGLADKCEVQLSYAIGMSKPVSILIDTFGTGKLPEEDLLNLVNQNFDLRPAGLIHTFNMQGLPQERNGRFYQDVAAYGHFGRMDLDLPWERLDKVPQLQQAITVQMSA from the coding sequence ATGGAGGCGTACAATTTGAGCAGATATTTGTTCACATCAGAGTCTGTAACAGAGGGGCATCCTGACAAAATTTGCGATCAGATTTCGGATGCAATTCTGGATGCTCACTTAAGTCAAGATCCCACTAGTCGCGTGGCAGCAGAGGTAGTCGTCAATACTGGCTTAGTACTAGTAACAGGTGAAATCTCCTCAAAAGCAAAAGTGGATTACGTCAAACTAGTCCGACAAAAAATTGCTGAGATTGGTTACACTGACGCAAATAATGGTTTTTCTGCGAATAGCTGTTCGATATTAGTTGCTCTAGACGAACAGTCACCAGACATTGCTCAAGGGGTCAACAAAGCGCAGGAGTACGAGCAAGGTGATAGCGAAGATGATTGGAGTGCTATTGGCGCTGGCGATCAAGGAATCATGTTTGGCTATGCTTGCAAAGAAACTCCTGAGTTGATGCCACTGCCGATTAGTTTAGCTCATCGCCTTGCTCGGCAGTTGGCAAAGGTACGGAAAATTGGCAAGCTCTCTTACTTGCGCCCTGATGGTAAAACTCAAGTGACAGTTGTTTACGAGAATGGTCGTCCCGTAGGCATAGATACGATTCTAATTTCTACTCAACATTCAGAAGCAACAACCTTAGGAGAGATTTATCAAGGGTTGCTACTAGAAGTCGTCGAACCTGTATTTGCCGATCTTGATATTCAGATCGATAATTCCACTCGTTTTTTAGTCAATCCTACAGGCAAGTTTGTCATTGGTGGACCCCAGGGAGATTCTGGACTCACTGGACGCAAAATTATTGTCGATACTTACGGCGGCTACTCGCGGCACGGAGGTGGTGCTTTTTCGGGTAAAGATCCTACTAAAGTGGATCGATCGGCAAGTTATGCTTGTCGTTATGTAGCCAAAAATATTGTGGCTGCTGGCTTAGCCGATAAATGTGAAGTACAGCTCAGTTATGCGATTGGCATGAGCAAACCAGTGAGTATTTTGATTGATACCTTTGGAACGGGCAAACTACCTGAAGAAGACTTGCTCAATTTGGTCAATCAAAACTTCGATCTACGACCTGCTGGTTTAATTCATACCTTCAACATGCAAGGTTTACCTCAAGAACGCAACGGTCGTTTCTATCAAGATGTAGCTGCCTACGGTCACTTTGGTCGAATGGATTTGGATCTACCTTGGGAACGCTTGGACAAAGTTCCACAGTTACAGCAAGCTATTACAGTTCAGATGTCAGCATGA
- a CDS encoding methylenetetrahydrofolate reductase has translation MTEQYITDRDSRNSFRTAVKSGKFLITAEVTPPKGSDPTRMIEVALALRNWVHAVNVTDGSRAVLRMSPLAAATILSQHGIEPICQMTCRDRNLIAIQADLMGANALGINNILALTGDPVKAGDHAQARSVFDLEAVRLLQTITKLNQGFDYNGKGLCDGATQIFPGAAVDPQLASWSGLQRRFERKVAAGAQFFQSQMIVDFSRLEKFMSQIAAKFNKPILAGIFLLKSAKNAQFINQYVPGVNIPQAIIARLEQATDPLHEGIVIAAEQVRLARQVCQGVHIMAVKREDLIPQILEMAEISPQGQSVQNVATTRIALAEPLLRRNSHNTNNFHTRL, from the coding sequence ATGACCGAGCAATATATCACCGATCGCGACAGTCGCAACAGCTTCCGTACAGCAGTTAAATCGGGGAAGTTTTTAATCACTGCCGAGGTCACTCCTCCCAAAGGAAGCGATCCGACTCGGATGATAGAAGTGGCATTAGCTCTGAGAAATTGGGTTCACGCAGTTAATGTGACAGATGGTAGTCGCGCAGTTTTAAGAATGAGTCCTTTGGCTGCCGCAACGATTCTGTCACAGCACGGAATTGAACCCATCTGTCAAATGACGTGCCGCGATCGCAATTTGATTGCGATCCAAGCCGATTTGATGGGGGCGAATGCTCTTGGCATTAACAATATCTTGGCTCTCACAGGCGATCCGGTAAAAGCGGGAGATCATGCCCAAGCTCGAAGCGTCTTCGATCTAGAAGCTGTAAGGCTCTTACAAACTATTACGAAACTCAATCAAGGATTTGATTATAACGGAAAAGGTTTGTGTGACGGAGCAACACAAATATTTCCAGGCGCAGCAGTCGATCCACAACTTGCTAGTTGGTCGGGATTACAACGACGTTTTGAGCGTAAGGTTGCAGCAGGAGCGCAGTTTTTTCAAAGCCAAATGATTGTTGACTTTAGCCGCTTAGAGAAGTTTATGAGTCAAATTGCGGCTAAGTTTAATAAACCAATTTTAGCTGGAATTTTTTTACTAAAATCTGCAAAAAATGCTCAATTCATTAATCAATACGTTCCAGGTGTGAATATTCCCCAGGCAATAATTGCGCGGTTGGAACAAGCTACCGATCCATTACATGAAGGCATAGTCATTGCAGCAGAACAAGTACGATTAGCTCGTCAAGTATGCCAAGGCGTTCATATCATGGCGGTTAAACGAGAAGATTTAATTCCTCAGATTCTTGAAATGGCTGAAATTTCACCTCAAGGTCAATCCGTGCAGAATGTAGCAACTACTAGGATAGCTTTAGCAGAGCCACTACTACGCAGGAATAGCCACAACACAAATAATTTCCACACAAGGTTATGA